The genomic region ATTTCTTTGAGAATTTGTCCGATATGATAGTCTCTGATTTTCGTATTTCCGTTTAAACCGATCGCATCGGAAACCTTTTCAAAATCGTTTTCCCATCGAAAGATGGTCGGTATGATTTTCGTCTTCGGCGAAATCGTTTTCAAGGCCCAGATGTAAACTTCCTGAGCCTTAGGGTTCCAGACAGATTTGATGTTCCCGGTGTTGCTCCTTCCGCCTTCCAGAGTGTATAAAAACGGATGAATCTCGTCGTAAAGAGTTATGTTCTGAGTCATCGCGACGATATCGGCGGACCAAGTAGAAGCGAGAAATTCCTTTTCGTTTTTTTCGAAAGAAGTTTCCGAATTGTTAAGCGAAGTGAGTTTTGATAAAAACGGAATTTCCTTTTCGCGAAGAAACCCCTTCCATTCGTTCTGAAAGACGAAATACGCCGCAAAAATTGCAATTAAAAAAGAAAGAATCGATATAAGTAGTTTTGATTTCAAGCCGTTGATCCCGAGTAAAAGTTCGGTTTTCAACCAGCGTAATCGGGCAACCCTCTTCTGCAATTTGAATTCCCGTCCGAAATCGTTCCGCTTGGCCGCTTTGTTTCCATTTGATTCAATAAAAACTTTCTTTCAAAGGCCGAGCGGCTCTTTTAAGATGGGTTATCTTTTCGATCCTACTTCTTTTCTTCCAAGAGACTTTTTGTGTGTTTCAAAGTTAAATTCAAGACCCCGATTCTTCTCATAATCGCCTTTCACTTTTTTCCGTTGAACGTCGCTTATGCGGAGACGTCTTCGATTCCGAAAGCGAAATCGGGAATTCTGAATTTATCGGATTGGGATTTTCACGGCGAAAAAACGATTCCCGTTACGGGAGAATGGAAATTCTTCTGGAATCGTTTTATAAAACCGAACGATTTTGATCCGAAAAATAATGCGACAGGATATGTATGGATCGAAACTCCTTCGGTTTGGAACGGAACGTCGTTTAACGGAGATACCGTGGGAAGTCACGGATTCGCATCCTACGAACTTACGATTCTCCTTCCGGAGAATATTCCGAACTCGGCGCTTACGATTCCGGACATAGGCACCGCTTACAATCTGTATGTGAACGGAAAGTTGATCGCAAACGCGGGAAACGTCGGAGACAAACCGGAAACCTCGCACGCGCTTTACAAACCTCAAATCGTCGTCCTCCCGGATTCGAAAACTCTTCATCTAGTATTACATGTTTCTAATTTTCAAAATCGATGGGGAGGTTATTGGTTTCCGATTCGAATCGGAAGTTTAAAGGATATTCTCGGAGAAGCGCAAACGAAAAAAGGAATCAGCCTAGCGGTTTGTATCGCCGCGGTTCTTATGGCGGTCTTCAATCTTGTGTTTTTCTTTTTCAGAAAAAAAGATCCCGCTCCGCTTTTTTTCGCGACTCATTGTATTCTCATTTTGATCCGAGGTCTTACCACCGGCGAACGTCTCGGGCATCTTATGTTTCCGAACGTTCCTTGGGAGATATTAAACCGACTTGAATACATTTCCGTTTATTTATCCGCGCCCGCTTTGTATGCCTTCCTCCATAGATTTTGTTATACGAAATTCTGGGAAAAGTACGGTCTTCTTTTCGACCTTCCTTATTTCGTCACGGCTTTAATCGTCGCGGTTTTTCCGAATCAGATCTACACTCTGACGCTCAATCCGATTTCGATATACGGTTTTTTCGTAACGATTCCGGGTTGGAGCATTCTACTTCTTTACGGAATCCATAAAAAATACGAGGGAGCGTGGATTTTATTTTTGGGTTATATCGTGATCATGTTCGGCACGTTCCACGATATCGCGCTTAACATGGGTTTTCTGCACACTTCGACGTATGTGCTTCCGTACGGACAACTCGCGATGATCGCTTCTCACGCGGTGTTGATTTCGAAACGTTTTTCGAATTCGTTAAACCGTTCGGAGAACCTTTCCCACAAGATGAAAAGTCTCGTTTCCTCCACGCGGGAAATCATGACCTCGGCTTCGTTCAACGCGGCGGCGCAAACAACTTTGAAAATTCTTTCCAAAAACATCGAGGATATGAATCGGAAGAATTCACTTTTGAACATCGAAAGACATTCAAAAAACGGAATATTAAATTCTTTGCCTTCCAAAAACGATGGGTTGAATATTTATTTACCGGAATCGAATTCCTCCCTTTGGAAACAATATTCTCTCGATGAAGAGGACAATCTTTCGATTCGCGACGTTTCGGGTTTTATTTCGAAAGAATCTCTGGAGATCGATCTCAAAGCGTTGCATTCTCCCGCCGTCATCGGAGAAAGTTTTCTGCTTCCGGTACAAAACAGCAAGGCGAGTTTCGTCATCTTGGATCTTCCGATCGGAATTTTTTTGAATTCCGATTCCGAAATGGATTGGGTGCAGGGAATCGCATACGCGCTCGCGCTTTCGATACAAAACGTTCTCAGACAGGATCGGGAAAAACTCGCGATCATCGGAGAATTATCGGGGGAGATCGCACACGACATAGGACATCACGTAATTCTCATCCAAAAGGTTTTGAGAAATCTCAACTCGGACAAAAACGAAAAGAAGGATTTCGATCTTGCAAGGGCCAAAAAGGAAACGGACGCGTTGGCGAACCTTTCTTTGGATATATTAGAATTTTCTAAAAAAGTAATCATTCTCGACTTTAAGGAAGTGGATATCCGAAAATTTTTCCAGGGAATCAAAGAGGATTTGGAACTTTTTTTCGAGGGAAGTGGAATCCGTTTTTCCTGCGACATCGCCGCGGATGGAACCGTTCGATTGGACCCGCTTCGGATTCAAAGACTGATTCTGAACATCGCCAAAAATTCCTTGGAGGCCATCGGCGATCGCGGCAATTTTCTTCTTCAAGTGGAAAAGGAAGGACCCATTCTTTACATCGTCTTTACGGACGACGGTCCCGGTTTCAGCGAAGAATCGAAAATCAGATTCTACAACTCCATGATGGAAACCAAAAAACCTCTCGGAAGCGGACTCGGACTTTCCATCGTTCGAAAGATCGCGCTCGCGCACGGTGGGGAAGTTTTGATCGATTCCAGTCCGGGAAAAGGTAGCAGATTTACCGTTCTGCTACCCTGCTGATTTAAAATTCCATTTCGTTTAATACTTCGTTTAACAAAATCAACAAAACGGAACCCGAAAAAAATCCAAAGAATCCTGGAGGGAAAGAAGCGATGCGACGTCGCTTCGAATCCATTCTCAATCGCAGATCGATAAGGAACCCGTATTCTCCGCGGTCGTGGGTTGACCGAATCCGAAATCGATCTTGGTCGCCCACCCGTTCGAATCATACGTATACGTCATCGCTCCGTCCGAAGAAGTGGTGGGTTTCGTCGCTCCTGCCGCGTACGTATTTGTGATCGTTTGTCCGCCGGAAGTCGTTTTAGGAAATCCTAATGTATCGTAATTGGAATACGTAACCGTAGGAGACGCGACCGCGGTCAACTGATTCGAGCTGTTGTATGTGAACGTGTTGGTCGTTGCGCCCTCTACTCTACTTACAAGACCTCTTTGAACGTGCTGATTCGAAAACGGAGGAGGATCCACAACTCCGAGTTTGGCCGCAACCGCGGTCGAATAGGTGCGGACCACGGTGTTTCCCGTGTTGGGAACGCAGGTGTAAATTTTTCCGGCCACGGCGCACGTGTATGTGGTTACTGCGGAGGAGTTACCGTCCTTTACCGCGACTTTCTGAGGAACGTTGAAACAGTTTCCGTTTGCTAATGCGACAAGAGCCGCGACCAAGGAAGTATTGTCGTCCGATTCGTTCTTTTTACAATCCGCTGATACGAGTAGAACGGCGGCGAGATTTAAGGACACGATTAATTTCTTCATTTAAGAAACTCCAAAATTTTCAAAAAGTTTTTTCCGAATCAAAAACTGATTCTGAAGAAAGATTATCATCGAACACGGATTTTGTGAATTTCGGGAACTACGGAGAAAAAGTCGTACGGTAAGTAGTCGGTTAGAAAAGACCGGAGGCTTTGAGTTGAACGAGAATACGTCCGAGTTCTATGAGATTCTCGGTTTCCAATTTTTTAAAGATCGAAGCTCTATGGGTTTCGACGGTTCTTATGCTGAGATCCAATTCTTCCGCGATCTCACGGTTCATCTTTCCGTTTGCGAGAAGGTTTAGAATTTCCTTTTCTCGTTTCGTCAATCGATTGATCAGATTTCCGATCTCTTTCGTGATTTCCGTTTCGGGTCTGAAATTTTTTACTTCTTCCGGAAACACTTTGCCGCCGTTTAAGACCGTCTTCATCGCTGAGATCAGCGCGGTCATAGATTCGCTTTTTAGAATATATCCGTCGGCTCCGAGCGCGAAAGCTTTTTGAAGATAAGACCAATCTCTGTGCATCGTTAGGAACAATATCTTCAAATCCGGAAATTTATTTTTGATCGTTTCGAGTTCTTGAATTCCATTCTCCTCTTGCAAAGAGATATCGCTGATCAGAAGATCCACTCTTGAAAAGCTCATTCTTCGAATCGCTTCCTTCAAAGAATGCGCGGAACCTACGAAATCGAATTCGGGATCGGCTTCGATCTCCGCTTGCAATCCGGTTCGTACGACGGGATGATCGTCTACAAGAAAGATTGAACTTTTTTTCGCGCGAACCATTCTACCGTAAGTTAATCCGACTTAAAACCTTGTAAATAGATTCTTTTGAAGATTATTTTAAACCGACTTCAGAAAAACCGCGACTTTCATACGTTGCAAAAAAGGAATCTGTTTTTATAACTTGATTTAATTGCCGTTAGGTTTCATCCATTGATGTCATGAAATTTCTTTTCCGTTTTGAGCTCTTTATTATCCCCTTTCTTGTTTTTATTCTAAGCACTTGCAAAATTTCTTATGGATTTCAGACGATCGGTATGCCGAAACCGGATCGTCACGATCGAACCGGAACCTTTATGGGATACGATTACTTTCTCTGGGATTGCGTTCAGGGAAAACGAACCGTGGTTTATCGTTGGGAAAAGGAGATGCCTTTTTTGGATTTTGATCCGTATCACAAGGAAGAGGTTCTTTGCGGGAATGTGACCGAGTTCGAAAGGAAGAATGGAATCGGAAAGTAAAGTCGAAATCGGAAAGTTGGCCGGAGTTACGACCCACTTTCCCTGAGAACCGGATCTTTAAACCTGGATTCCTTTTTTCTTGAGAATATCGAGCGCGGTTTGTCGTAACAAGGGATGAATTTGAAACTCGGAGGCGTCCGGAAAACTGGAAGTGGTCGTAACCCCGCCCCCCGAAACCGCAGGGTCCGCGGGTGAGGCCTTAAACTTGTCCGCGCCGATCCACTGGCTGAGAGCCCACATCATTCTTTGGAAAATTTCGTCGATCCGCTTTTGATAACCGGCCTTTTTGTAATACCCGTATGCGAGCAAGGGCATCTTCTTCTCATACATAAAATGATCCCCGAGACGAATCAGACCGTCCTTATAGTCCGCTTTTATAAAAAGATCTCTGGCTTTTCGAATATCGCCTTCGTTGAAAGCCCGGTTTCCTTCTCGAATCGTTTCGGCCCTTTCTCTGGAATCCATACTCAAACCATCGGATATTTTTCTGAATTCCGCAAGTGAAAAACGCGAGGGAGAATGGCCGGGGTTACGACCACTTTCAGGAAATTTCGGAAATTCATTCTTTTTTTAAAGCTCCCGGAAAAGACTGGCACCAAAGAGGTACTTCATGAGCGAACTCAAAGCCGGGTCCAAGGCTCCCGGTTTCACGGCACTCAACGAAAAAGGGGAAAAGGTCAAATTGACCGACCTGAGCGGGACCAAAGGAACCGTTCTCTATTTTTATCCCAAGGATCAAACCCCGGGATGTACGACCGAAGCCTGCGATTTTCGGGATAATTTTTCGAGAATCAAAAAGACCGGGTATAACGTGGTCGGAGTTTCAAAAGATAGCGTAAAATCCCATCAGAAATTTATTGAAAAGCAAGAGCTGAACTTCACCCTGATCTCGGACGAAGACGGAAAGATTTGCGAATCCTACGGGGTCTGGCAGATGAAAAAGTTTATGGGAAGAGAATTTATGGGAATCGTCCGTTCCACCTTCCTCATCGGAGCCGACGGAAAAATCTTAAAAGTATATCCTAAGGTAAGCGTGAAAGGTCATGTCGACGAGATCCTTTCCGATATCAAATCACTGGAGAAAAAATGAAACTG from Leptospira kmetyi serovar Malaysia str. Bejo-Iso9 harbors:
- a CDS encoding sensor histidine kinase yields the protein MCFKVKFKTPILLIIAFHFFPLNVAYAETSSIPKAKSGILNLSDWDFHGEKTIPVTGEWKFFWNRFIKPNDFDPKNNATGYVWIETPSVWNGTSFNGDTVGSHGFASYELTILLPENIPNSALTIPDIGTAYNLYVNGKLIANAGNVGDKPETSHALYKPQIVVLPDSKTLHLVLHVSNFQNRWGGYWFPIRIGSLKDILGEAQTKKGISLAVCIAAVLMAVFNLVFFFFRKKDPAPLFFATHCILILIRGLTTGERLGHLMFPNVPWEILNRLEYISVYLSAPALYAFLHRFCYTKFWEKYGLLFDLPYFVTALIVAVFPNQIYTLTLNPISIYGFFVTIPGWSILLLYGIHKKYEGAWILFLGYIVIMFGTFHDIALNMGFLHTSTYVLPYGQLAMIASHAVLISKRFSNSLNRSENLSHKMKSLVSSTREIMTSASFNAAAQTTLKILSKNIEDMNRKNSLLNIERHSKNGILNSLPSKNDGLNIYLPESNSSLWKQYSLDEEDNLSIRDVSGFISKESLEIDLKALHSPAVIGESFLLPVQNSKASFVILDLPIGIFLNSDSEMDWVQGIAYALALSIQNVLRQDREKLAIIGELSGEIAHDIGHHVILIQKVLRNLNSDKNEKKDFDLARAKKETDALANLSLDILEFSKKVIILDFKEVDIRKFFQGIKEDLELFFEGSGIRFSCDIAADGTVRLDPLRIQRLILNIAKNSLEAIGDRGNFLLQVEKEGPILYIVFTDDGPGFSEESKIRFYNSMMETKKPLGSGLGLSIVRKIALAHGGEVLIDSSPGKGSRFTVLLPC
- a CDS encoding response regulator, translated to MVRAKKSSIFLVDDHPVVRTGLQAEIEADPEFDFVGSAHSLKEAIRRMSFSRVDLLISDISLQEENGIQELETIKNKFPDLKILFLTMHRDWSYLQKAFALGADGYILKSESMTALISAMKTVLNGGKVFPEEVKNFRPETEITKEIGNLINRLTKREKEILNLLANGKMNREIAEELDLSIRTVETHRASIFKKLETENLIELGRILVQLKASGLF
- the bcp gene encoding thioredoxin-dependent thiol peroxidase; protein product: MSELKAGSKAPGFTALNEKGEKVKLTDLSGTKGTVLYFYPKDQTPGCTTEACDFRDNFSRIKKTGYNVVGVSKDSVKSHQKFIEKQELNFTLISDEDGKICESYGVWQMKKFMGREFMGIVRSTFLIGADGKILKVYPKVSVKGHVDEILSDIKSLEKK